A window of the Fulvia fulva chromosome 11, complete sequence genome harbors these coding sequences:
- a CDS encoding Prefoldin subunit 3, whose amino-acid sequence MAAVEKAIGKDAPTNARGIPFAPFVERVEDYVATRADVEPTLKSFQEMISKYQFMEANNQRRVAGLKDKIPDIQKTLETVRFLQTRKSDAEPLESTFELNDTLYAKANIHKTEEVYLWLGANVMLAYPLAEAESLLDGKLEAAKGSLANCEEDLDFLREQITTMEVATARVYNWDVGMRRKEKPDDKADDEGDAKAALKS is encoded by the exons ATGGCTGCAGTTGAGAAAGCAAT AGGCAAGGATGCGCCCACCAACGCGCGAGGCATCCCATTCGCGCCCTTCGTGGAGCGAGTCGAGGACTATGTCGCGACCAGGGCAGATGTCGAGCCAACACTCAAGAGTTTCCAGGAGATGATCTC CAAGTACCAGTTCATGGAAGCGAACAACCAACGAAGAGTGGCGGGCCTGAAGGACAAGATCCCGGATATCCAGAAGACGCTGGAGACTGTGCGCTTCCTGCAGACGAGGAAG TCTGATGCGGAACCGCTCGAGAGCACCTTCGAGCTGAACGATACGCTCTATGCGAAAGCCAACATCCACAAGACGGAAGAAGTCTACCTATGGCTTGGC GCGAACGTAATGCTTGCATACCCCCTCGCTGAAGCAGAGTCGCTTCTCGATGGCAAGCTTGAAGCGGCCAAAGGAAGTCTAGCCAATTGCGAAGAGGACCTAGATTTCCTACGTGAACAAATCACGACTATGGAAGTCGCCACAGCCCGTGTCTACAACTGGGATGTCGGCATGCGCCGCAAGGAGAAGCCGGATGACAAGGCTGACGATGAGGGAGATGCAAAGGCCGCTCTCAAAAGCTAG
- a CDS encoding Transcription factor tau subunit sfc4, whose protein sequence is MEGATDQNTHKEDPPPGSAGNHHVASSAAETSYPDPSRNPQFGAYGPFAGSSNLDGSFGAPHHGAGSPSWATPPGAQAVPQSPFTAQSSNNWMSMPQAGFSLPDHPLFAPPMPQDAPAVNDRGLTQAQVVAQQFHMRHGDPGSRLRGGDSTSYLAGQWGEDTGGRAAAGAAYRAAVNYGGTHEWDPDFDPYMEDAAGLGELLDETDMITPNATRGDHSGRTRSGVGRGRGRGGWRKLLKGTEHADLFEKPRTINRGRGRGRPRGRGRKAADPGPEFRQFMKKAQDRFLDEKYEEALDNVRQAIHKNPEMYTAHVLLVQILDAMGRAEDAATAMEHGAATARDPRVYVQAADKILQLAGDDERSPQLLKRAIQCYSDALKLSSRFKDDKDLELELRGAKFELEKEAGKSREARLDARNIVKAWPYQTYYIGQWAQLCGSWHDTSEMKDAKEAYETAFREYEDEDSFGHQDDETDQWSHLNLYLDLCDMVGTHEPGLFRGKQLARWFLGRQDETFWDRIKDDDREYDDDNGRRVYLPEWQQGRASRDMEAYGQGLPVDIRVKFGMLRLKSGVQHYPEAMRHFQTLHRYDDQVEDYYDIFLQVGRSLQEANYRSEAIKFYDLVRKVPIVEDRDEGIEDKVWMQIANCYNQALRHGDAIACYEIVHRHKRASQDYTVCCARLCKHYEDIGEIDKARQLCNELILYNRLDLLHTAGVKMAPPMSNVLRPHKYDLAAPRVPLRPLKPPVVYRELRPAGDQAQVPANQGTFAEMRFDPAIGTPTAPAASTGPVNLGPVSQEVELPPAPPEHVPGLIPQKRKRGRKNALLPPAEDDDEDGGEGSAPKRPRLQKTWNKAHDAKRQARFDMILDAQERCLASFDVVKQHWRAMKTGEDEDVVEQWVEAANVMLKDFTDMKVFFPERDKTLRLELTDDPSRPFKKQNQRHEDIVGPNTYLQIPFHDWHRVFSDLALIYAGSGEQDRCYYVVKDVLMAANVFFLEKKLKWANLGVAFHCALAFNDSFYAIELVRELIRENEFRGGTLFQLFAAVNRFSYGSNWFNSGPSQKFMLRMVKQFDFLAMEPEVRDRIEWSIQKASLEERVRKMDGERHELDAGVLMMYGHMVAVANHSHTSIPYYLRALALEPENVCVNLSLATMWVQISMKRQTDNRQFGINQGLAFLYRYYHIRAASGKASHLQEAEYNVARMWHYLGLTHLAQENYQKVLALSEQVQAEGEERKVAGEMPVEDEVEDLATEAAYAMQQIMLLAGNVQGAMALTEKWLVF, encoded by the coding sequence ATGGAAGGTGCCACAGACCAGAACACCCACAAGGAAGACCCCCCACCAGGAAGTGCAGGCAATCATCATGTTGCCAGTTCCGCTGCAGAAACCAGCTACCCGGATCCCAGTCGCAACCCACAGTTTGGAGCCTACGGACCTTTCGCAGGTAGCAGCAATCTCGATGGCAGCTTTGGAGCACCACACCATGGCGCTGGATCGCCCTCTTGGGCCACGCCGCCTGGAGCACAAGCTGTACCGCAGTCGCCGTTTACTGCGCAGTCCTCGAACAATTGGATGAGCATGCCTCAGGCAGGGTTCTCTTTGCCCGATCATCCTCTGTTTGCTCCGCCAATGCCACAAGACGCCCCCGCTGTCAACGATCGTGGCCTCACTCAAGCACAAGTGGTAGCGCAACAATTTCACATGCGCCATGGCGACCCAGGGTCTCGGTTGCGAGGCGGTGACAGCACATCATATCTTGCTGGGCAGTGGGGCGAAGATACTGGAGGTCGAGCTGCGGCAGGCGCGGCTTACAGAGCGGCCGTCAACTATGGTGGCACTCACGAGTGGGATCCCGATTTCGACCCCTACATGGAAGACGCCGCGGGTCTTGGGGAGCTGCTGGACGAGACCGATATGATTACGCCCAACGCAACTCGTGGTGACCACTCTGGACGTACCCGCAGCGGTGTCGGCAGAGGTCGTGGTCGTGGTGGCTGGAGAAAGCTGTTGAAAGGAACGGAACATGCCGATTTGTTCGAGAAGCCTCGGACTATCAACCGTGGCCGTGGACGTGGAAGACCTCGTGGGCGAGGGCGCAAGGCTGCTGATCCTGGACCTGAGTTCAGGCAATTCATGAAGAAAGCACAAGATCGTTTTCTGGACGAGAAGTATGAAGAAGCCCTCGACAACGTCAGACAAGCTATTCACAAGAACCCGGAGATGTACACAGCTCACGTCCTGCTCGTCCAAATCCTTGACGCAATGGGCCGAGCAGAAGATGCCGCGACAGCCATGGAACACGGAGCTGCAACGGCGCGTGATCCTCGTGTCTATGTTCAGGCAGCTGACAAAATTCTGCAGCTAGCCGGCGATGATGAGCGATCGCCCCAGCTTCTCAAGCGTGCCATACAATGCTACTCTGATGCACTCAAGCTGAGCAGTCGCTTCAAAGATGACAAAGACCTTGAACTCGAGCTGCGTGGAGCAAAATTTGAACTCGAGAAAGAGGCTGGCAAGAGTCGAGAAGCGCGTCTGGATGCCAGAAACATTGTGAAGGCGTGGCCATATCAGACGTACTATATTGGGCAGTGGGCGCAGTTATGCGGATCGTGGCATGACACCTCCGAGATGAAGGACGCGAAGGAAGCATACGAGACAGCCTTTCGAGAGTACGAGGACGAGGATTCTTTTGGACACCAAGACGATGAGACTGATCAGTGGAGTCATCTCAACCTCTATCTTGATCTTTGCGACATGGTCGGCACTCACGAACCTGGACTTTTCAGAGGCAAACAGTTGGCTCGCTGGTTTCTTGGACGCCAAGACGAAACTTTCTGGGACCGTATCAAGGACGACGACCGCGAATATGATGATGACAACGGTCGAAGGGTGTACCTACCAGAGTGGCAGCAGGGACGGGCCAGTCGCGACATGGAAGCTTACGGTCAAGGCCTGCCTGTGGACATCCGAGTCAAGTTCGGCATGTTGCGACTAAAATCTGGCGTCCAGCATTATCCAGAGGCGATGCGTCACTTCCAGACATTGCATCGATACGACGATCAGGTCGAGGACTATTATGACATCTTCTTGCAAGTCGGGCGCAGTTTACAAGAAGCAAACTATCGAAGCGAGGCAATAAAATTCTACGACTTGGTTCGCAAAGTGCCGATAGTGGAAGATCGCGATGAAGGTATTGAAGACAAGGTCTGGATGCAAATCGCGAATTGCTACAACCAAGCATTGCGACACGGCGATGCTATCGCGTGCTACGAGATTGTTCATCGTCATAAGCGTGCCAGCCAGGACTATACTGTCTGCTGTGCTCGTCTTTGCAAACATTACGAAGACATTGGGGAGATAGACAAAGCACGGCAGTTGTGCAATGAGCTGATCCTGTATAACCGACTCGATCTTCTCCACACTGCAGGTGTCAAGATGGCACCGCCCATGTCCAATGTGCTCAGACCACACAAGTACGATCTCGCTGCCCCGCGAGTGCCGTTGAGGCCACTGAAGCCGCCAGTCGTGTATAGGGAACTACGACCTGCAGGCGATCAGGCTCAGGTTCCGGCAAATCAGGGCACCTTCGCTGAGATGAGATTCGACCCAGCAATCGGCACACCTACAGCACCCGCAGCCTCCACTGGTCCAGTCAATCTTGGTCCCGTCTCTCAAGAGGTGGAGCTACCTCCAGCGCCTCCAGAGCATGTACCCGGGCTCATACCCCAGAAGCGAAAGCGAGGTAGGAAGAACGCACTTTTACCACCCGCCGAAGATGACGATGAAGATGGCGGAGAAGGTAGTGCTCCAAAGCGCCCGAGACTGCAGAAGACATGGAACAAAGCGCATGACGCCAAACGCCAGGCTCGCTTCGACATGATCCTGGATGCGCAGGAACGATGTCTCGCCAGCTTTGACGTCGTCAAGCAGCACTGGCGAGCTATGAAGACAGGCGAAGACGAAGATGTCGTGGAGCAGTGGGTCGAGGCAGCCAATGTGATGCTCAAAGACTTTACAGACATGAAGGTCTTCTTTCCAGAGCGCGACAAGACTCTACGCCTGGAGCTGACGGACGATCCTAGTAGGCCGTTCAAGAAGCAGAACCAGCGCCATGAGGACATTGTTGGGCCGAACACTTACCTCCAAATCCCCTTCCACGACTGGCACCGCGTCTTCTCGGACCTTGCATTGATCTATGCAGGAAGCGGCGAACAAGATCGCTGCTACTATGTTGTCAAAGACGTCCTCATGGCCGCCAACGTCTTCTTCCTTGAGAAGAAACTCAAATGGGCCAATCTCGGCGTTGCTTTCCACTGCGCGCTGGCTTTCAACGACAGCTTCTACGCTATTGAACTCGTTCGCGAGCTCATCCGTGAGAACGAGTTCCGCGGTGGTACTCTCTTCCAGCTCTTCGCTGCTGTGAACCGTTTCTCCTACGGGAGCAACTGGTTCAACTCCGGGCCAAGTCAGAAGTTCATGCTTCGTATGGTGAAGCAATTCGACTTTCTTGCCATGGAGCCTGAAGTTCGAGACAGAATCGAATGGTCAATCCAGAAAGCAAGTCTCGAGGAACGAGTCAGGAAGATGGACGGTGAGAGGCATGAGCTCGACGCGGGAGTGCTCATGATGTATGGACACATGGTGGCTGTGGCGAATCACAGTCACACATCTATTCCGTACTATCTCAGAGCTCTTGCTCTGGAACCAGAAAACGTCTGCGTCAACTTGAGCCTCGCGACAATGTGGGTCCAAATTTCCATGAAGCGCCAGACCGACAATCGACAGTTCGGCATCAACCAGGGCCTCGCCTTCCTGTACAGATACTACCACATCCGCGCCGCCAGCGGCAAAGCTTCCCACCTCCAAGAAGCAGAGTACAACGTGGCCCGCATGTGGCACTATCTCGGCTTGACACATTTAGCGCAAGAGAACTATCAGAAAGTTCTGGCGTTGAGCGAACAAGTCCAGGCGGAGGGAGAGGAGCGGAAGGTAGCTGGGGAAATGCCGGTGGAGGATGAGGTGGAGGATCTGGCAACTGAGGCGGCGTATGCGATGCAGCAGATCATGTTGCTGGCTGGGAATGTGCAGGGTGCGATGGCGTTGACGGAGAAGTGGTTGGTGTTTTGA